In the genome of Eulemur rufifrons isolate Redbay chromosome 27, OSU_ERuf_1, whole genome shotgun sequence, one region contains:
- the MYOG gene encoding myogenin: protein MELYETSPYFYQEPRFYDGENYLPVHLQGFEPPGYERTELSLSPEARGPLEDKGLGTPEHCPGQCLPWACKVCKRKSVSVDRRRAATLREKRRLKKVNEAFEALKRSTLLNPNQRLPKVEILRSAIQYIERLQALLSSLNQEERDLRYRGGGGPQPGVPSECSSHSASCSPEWGSALEFGPNPAEHLLAADPTDAHNLHSLTSIVDSITVEDVAVAFPDETMPN from the exons ATGGAGCTGTATGAGACATCCCCCTACTTCTACCAGGAGCCCCGCTTCTATGACGGGGAAAACTACCTGCCGGTCCACCTCCAGGGCTTTGAGCCGCCGGGCTACGAGCGGACTGAGCTCAGCCTGAGCCCCGAGGCCCGAGGGCCCCTCGAGGACAAGGGGCTGGGGACCCCCGAGCACTGTCCGGGCCAGTGCCTGCCGTGGGCGTGTAAGGTGTGCAAGAGGAAGTCGGTGTCCGTGGACCGGCGGCGGGCGGCCACGCTGAGGGAGAAGCGCAGGCTCAAGAAGGTGAACGAGGCCTTCGAGGCCCTGAAGAGGAGCACCTTGCTCAACCCCAACCAGCGGCTGCCCAAGGTGGAGATCCTGCGCAGCGCCATCCAGTACATCGAGCGCCTGCAGGCGCTGCTCAGCTCGCTCAACCAGGAGGAGCGCGACCTCCGCtaccggggcgggggcgggccgcAGCCGGGG GTGCCCAGCGAGTGCAGTTCCCACAGCGCCTCCTGCAGTCCAGAGTGGGGCAGCGCACTGGAGTTCGGCCCCAACCCAGCGG AACATCTGCTCGCAGCTGACCCTACCGATGCCCACAACCTGCACTCCCTCACCTCCATCGTGGACAGCATCACCGTGGAGGATGTGGCCGTGGCCTTCCCAGATGAAACCATGCCCAACTGA